The Flammeovirga yaeyamensis genome segment CTTTTTTAGCTTTATTTTTTCGGCGCCAACTTAATATTATACTTCATCGTTTTCACCGTTCTAAATTTAGAAAGATCAGGAATAGCATAATTCTTTTTCTCAAATCCATCTTCTTCGACAAAGAAGAAATAACGCTTATTCTTATCGATTTCTAATTTGTAATTTCCTTCATTATCGGATTTTACATATAAGTTTTGTTCTTCGTTAGGAGATATAATCACTAACTCTATATTTCTAAGCACTTCGCCCGTTTCTTTATTGGTTACTTTGCCATATAGTTTTACCTTTTTCTCTAAAGGTTCAATCACTAATGTCTGATCAATTTCGCCGACACCAAATATACCTACTGTAGATATTTCAGTTGCCTTCATACGTTTATAACCAAATGCTGATGGGAATATCTCGTAATTGGATTCGTTAGAAATATTAAATTCAAAGTAACCGTTATTATCTGTTCTTTTGGTCACTAAGGCTTTGGTCTCTTTATTTTTTAAGCTGACCATTATTTTAGCTAGAGGAGATTTGGTGTCTTTAGAAATGACTTTTCCTTTCAGTTTCATCTCTTCAACAACAAATAAGTTTTTATGGTCATCAGTTAGTAATCTGGAAACATTTATTTCTTTTACATTTAACTGATAAATATCGTTGCCACCTTTACCGCCTAATCTATTAGAAGTAAAATATCCAACTCTCTTTACTGTATTTAAGATCAAACCATAATCATCGTATTCAGAATTGATTGGTTCACCTAAGTTGGCGATATCAAATGGCTGCCCATCTTTCATAATACATTCATAAACATCTAAGCCACCCATTCCATCATGACCATCCGAAGCGAAATATAAAGTTCCATCTTGATGTATAAATGGACTAACTTCATCACCTTCACTATTAACCACTGGACCTGCATTGATGGGGTAGGTCCACTGACCTTTATATAAATAACTTATATAAATATCTGTACCACCATAGCCTCCATCCATATCAGATACAAAGTACATTAAGTTACCGTCTTTGCTAAAAGTAGGCTCGGAGATAGAGTAATGTTCGTTATTAAAAGGTAGTTCTTTACTTTCTTTCCATACGTTTTCACCTAAAATATCCATCAAAAATAGCTTGTGTTGAGCTACTTCTGTATTTGGTAAGTCAGCTGAATACATAGTTGCGATTACCTGCTCATCATTAATTTGAAAGGCAGAATGATGATGGAATTTGCTTAAGAAAGTAGTGTCAATGTTTACGGGACGTGTTTGCTCATTTCTGTATAAATCGTGCAAAGGCGCATAGTAAAGATTGTAATATGACTTTCTACTTCTCTTATTGAAATGTTTTCTATCGTTTCTATCTGTGGCATAAATGATTCCACCATAATAGAAGTTAGGAGACTTTTCAGAGCCTTCTGTATTGATAGCTAGATTTTGAATTGAATAGCGATCTTTGTACTTCGAAAATTCAGAATTATTTCTTGATGATGACTTTTTAGATCTTTTACTCCTACTCATCGACATAGGAATATAAGTTTCGTTGCTTTTATGCAGCCAAGATAAATCTTTAGGAGCCTTATTTTTTGATAATATATACTTTAGACGAAACGAAACAGTGCTATAACCATCATTTGTATTATTACTTCCTCTTTTGTCACCAGGGCTAAATCTTTGATCAGGAACTACCCTAGGTTGCCCCGTAAGTACTGCAACACTTTCTCTTGAGCGATCAGCCATTGCAGCTGCTACTTGATTATTCCCGAAATGAACATCACCAACATAAGATCTACTGACATCGTCCAAGTAATCTGTTGAGGTGAATCGAGCCATCCATTCAACGCCAAGATCTAGTCGTTCGTTGATTTTAAAATTAGCACCAATACCAAAAGGGATGGCCAATGCAGAAGTTCCGTAAAGTGGTCTTGTATTTTGTTTTCCTTGTCCTTCTGTGCCTAGTGGTCTTAAATCCACCCAAGTATTTCCATATTGCATGGTGGTCATACCTTCTGGAGTATGAAAAAGCAAAGTTGCTCCTGTTACTACATAGGGGGAAACCAAACGTCTTTGTGAAAAGTGACCTGTATGAGGGAGAATATCTATTTGAACCAAACCAGATAACTGAAATAGATCGTTTCTGAAATGTAAATTTCTATTGTATTCAAAAGAGCCTATTTCAGCTGTTTGTGCGTCATCGCCGTTGATTCGGGTCCAACTTGCTTCTGCACGAACGGAGAAACGATGAGTTAACCTTTTTTCCAAGGCTGTACCAAAGCTACCTCCTTTCATATTCCACTGAGTAGAAAATGGAGAACGGGAAGGAGTGAGGTCTCCAAAATAATTTCCCCATCCGCCAAAAATGGTCAAGGCCCAATGCTTATCCGTGGAGGGAGCAAAGTTTTTATTCACCTTATTTTGTGCTGACACAGAAAATGTAACTACAAGGGTAATTATAGAAGTAATTAGTAGTTTCAGACCGCTGTTGTAATAGTTCATAAAAAAATAGAAACTAAAAAGTGATAGTAGAAAGAAAGTTAAATAACAAACGATGAATATGTATGTCTACTGACCTAAAGATTGAAGTTGATCGGAAGTAAGAATATTGAGTTTTTTATTAGACTCCAAAGCTGTTTTAATCATACTTTTTGCAACTTTACTTCCATCAATTCCTTGATATTTTTTGGGTATAATAGGACGTAGTACTTTGTTAAGAATCTTACCTACATCCTCACCTAAACGATTTTCATCTCTTTCTCCAAGTAATAACGAAGGTTGGTAAATATTTAGTACATCAAAGTCTAACTTAATTAGATGATCTTGTACTTCACCTTTTACTTTATTGTAATAGACTTTTGAATTCTTATTACTACCCATTGCAGTAATCACATTAAATGAGTGTACATTTAGCTTTTTTGATAAATCAGCAAAGGCAAGAACATAATCGTGATCCACTTTATAAAAAGCCTCTTTTGACCCTGCTTTTTTCATAGTTGTTCCTAAACAACAGAAGGCATCATTAATCTCTTCTTTTATTTCTAATGTATCAATATTCTCCAAATGCGTGATCACCTCAGAAACTTTTGGGTGTGGTTTTCCTAAAGGACGTCTGGCAATAGAGATGATTTTAGAATAATTTTCATCATCAATGAGTTGTTCGATCAGCGATGTTCCAATCAAACCAGTTCCTCCGATAACAAGTGCAACTCGATGTTCCATATTATTATAAATGCTACTTTCAAAAATACAAAAATTATTGAATTGTATATAATCCCTTTTCATTTGTCACATATAAGGGGTAAATCTTACCTATTCATTCGAAATCACTCGAATTATAGTTTTATTATATGTAGTGGTGTTTAGGTTATCGATTCAATCCTTACCTTTGTGAAAGTTTAAAATCAAAGAAAAGAAAGCTCAAAGAGCATATGAAAATTTACCAACGATTAATCAAAATAACCGGTAATTTTAGCGGTTTTATGATTCCTTATATTGCTGTAACATTATTAATGAGTTTGTTCAGTTTGTTGAATTTTACTATGATGATTCCATTATTGGATATGCTATTTAATAGTGAGACTTCATTCGAAATTCCTGAAACACCATTAACACTAGACCAATTTCAATTTGATGTTACTTTCCTAAAAGATTATATGTATCAAGAGTTTGGTACTTTGATGTTGGAACATGGTAAGTTAAGTGCTTTGATGTTGATTTGTGGTTTTACAATTATCGCCTCTTTTGCTACTAACATATTTAGATATATAGAAAGACGAATGGCTGAAGCTTACAGAAGAAACGCTGTAGCGAACCTAAGAACAAAGATTTTTAAGAAAGTACTTTCTTTAGATATTGGATATTTAACGAACAATAGAAAAAGTGACATCATTGCACGTTCAACAACAGATGTTGGAGAAACAGAGGTAGCATTTGGTTCAATTGTTACTTTTATCAAAGATCCAGTAATGTTGATCTTTTTCTTTGGAACATTGGTTTACTTATCACCTAAGATGACTTTGTTCGTATTCATGATTTTACCATTATCAGGTATTTCAATTGGTTTAATCTCAAGAAAACTAAGATCAGTATCTCATAACCTTCAAGAAATCACTGGTAATTTACTTGGTGTTTTAGACGAGACAATTGTGGGTATGAGAGTAGTGAAAGGTTTTAATGCTGATAAATATGTATCAAAGTCTTTCGAGAAGAGTAACCAAGGTTACGTTCAGGAATACACAAAGTTTGCTTCAAAAAGAGAATTAGCTTCTCCACTTTCAGAAGCAATGGGCGTAATGTTCGTAGGTGTTTTACTTTATTTAGGAGGTACCATCGTACTTTCTGATGACCCGTCTTTATCGGCTTCTGAGTTCATGGCTTACTTGGTATTATTTACACAAGTATTGAACCCAGTAAAAGCAATTTCGGGTAACATCTCAAGTATTCAACGTGGTATTGCTGCTACAGAAAGAATTTTTGAATTATTGGATGCCGAGTCTAAAATTAAGGATAAAGAGAATCCTAAAACATTAAATACCTTTGATAAAGAAATTACTTTTGAAAATGTACGTTTTGCCTATGAAGATAATGATGTCTTAAAAGGAATCAACTTCAATTTAAAGAAAGGGCAAATGTTAGCGTTAGTGGGGCCATCAGGAGGTGGTAAATCTACGATCGCCGATCTAATTCCTCGTTTTTACGATCCAAGAGATGGAAAAGTATTGATCGATGGTCACGATATTAAAGACTATTCATTGAATAGTTTAAGAGAACATATGGGTATTGTTACTCAGGAATCAATCTTGTTCAACGATACTATCTACAATAACATTGCATTTGGTGCAGAAACAACTTTAGAAGAAGTAATTAAAGCAGCCAAAATTGCAAATGCTCACGAATTTATTGAGAAAACAGATAATGGTTATGAAACAATCATTGGAGATAGAGGTTCTAAATTATCTGGTGGTCAACGTCAGCGTTTAAGTATTGCGAGAGCAATATTGAAAAACCCTGAAATTCTAATTCTAGATGAAGCAACTTCTGCTTTAGATACAGAATCAGAAAAATTGGTGCAAGATGCTATACAGCATTTAATGAAAGGTAGAACTGTATTAGTAATTGCCCATAGATTGTCTACAATTCAAGAAGCAGATAATATTTTGGTGATCAAAGAAGGTAATGTCATTGAAGAAGGAACGCACATTGATTTGATGAGTAAAGAAGACGGTGTGTATAAAAAACTTCAAGAGATGCAGGAATATACGCAATAGATGAACGGCAAAATAACAAACATATCTGCGGTGATGATATTAAAGAATGCTGAAAATTCTTTGATCACCACCTTGAACTCTCTCGAATTATTTGAAGAAGTTGTCATTCTTGATAATGGATCAACTGATAAATCTTTAGAAATAGCCGCAATGTATAACAACGTTAAGGTATTTCATTCTGAATTTATTGGATTTGGGCCATTAAAAAATAAGGCTACTTCTTATGCTTCAAATGATTGGGTTTTTTCTATTGATTCTGATGAAGTACCTGATGAGCAATTGCTTAGTGAGATTAGGAATTTTGATCTAAATAAAACAGATACTGTTGGAGTTATTCATCGATCAAATGAATACTTAGGAAAAGTAATTTCAGGAACGGATTGGGGAAATGAATATGTCACTCGTCTTTACAATAGAAAAGTGACTCAGTTTACCAATGCGGAAGTTCATGAGACTATTGAAACAAAAGGTTTAAATAGATTTAATTTCAAAGGTGTTTTGTTACACGAATCTTATACTTCTGTTGATGAGATTATCACAAAGATGCAACTCTACACAGGCTTATATGCTAAACAAAATGCAGGTGAGAAAAAGGTCTCAGCAGCAATGATACCTGTTAAAGCTTTGTTTGCCTTTTTTAGAAGTTACTTCCTCAAGAGTGGATTTATGTTTGGTTGGAGAGGTTTTCTAATCTCTTCTTATATTGGTATTGATGTATTTTTTAAATACTTCAAGCTTTACGAACTGAATTATAAAAACAAATACTATTCGAATAAGAAACGAGTATTAGTCGATTTTGAACGTCTTAAATATCCAAATTGTGGTTTAGGACAGGTAAGTATTAATTTCTCTAATCAGCTTACACAAATAGAGGATGACTCTATTCAATGGGAATTCCTTTTGTCTTCTAAGGATAGGAAAAAGTTTATTCTAAATAAAAGCGGGATATTATTTAGAATACATGATCTGTTTACCAAAAATGGAGTAAAAGCAGTGGATGAAGATATTGACTTATTCCATCTTACACATCAAATAATCAATTATAAGGCAGATCACTCCAAAAAGAGTATTTATACTATTCATGATTTAAACTTTTTGGAAGAAAAAAGTGAGCAACAATCACAAGCTACTTTAAATAAAATACAATCAGCTATAGATCGTTCCGATGTGATAACGGTTATTTCTGAATTTACTAAAAATATTGTTAAAAAACATCTTGATATACCTATAGATAAACCTATTAAAGTGATCTATAATGGTGTGAAATCACCTATTTTACCTACAAGTAATCCACCTGCATTAGTAGATGATTCACTTTTTTTCTTCACAATAGGAACGGTGATGCCAAAGAAAAATTTCCATGTTTTGGTAAAAATGATGGCTCATCTAGATGAAAAGTACAAGCTTTATATTGCTGGTAATCCAGAAAAAACGAAGTATGTGCAGAAAATTGAAGAAATCATTAATCAAAATGGTTTGCAAGACAGAGTAAAACTTTTGGGACCTATTTCTGACGAAGAAAAATCATACTTATTCAAGAATTGTGAAGGGTTCTTTTTCCCTTCTTTATTGGAAGGTTTTGGTTTACCTATCATTGAATCTATGTATGCACAAAAGCCTACATTCTCTTCCAATAGAACTTCTCTTCCTGAAATAGGTAAAGACCATGTGTATTATTGGGACAATTTTGATCCATTAAACATGGCACAAGTGGTAATGGATGGATTAAAAGATTTTAATGACAATAAAGAAGAAAAGCAAAAAGAACTCTTAGACTACGCTTCTCAATTTACATGGGAAAAGAATGCTGAAAAGTATCACCAACTTTACAAAGAACTGTTAGAATTATAAGATGAAAAAAAAGGTACTGATTGATCTTGATAAACTTAAGATCCCTTATTGTGGCTTGGGTAATGTAGCCATCAATTTTGGGAACAAGCTATTTGATATTCAACAAGATGAATTCGAATGGGAAGTTTTAGTGTCAGAAACTCAGTCAGTAAGTCATTTAGATTATTCTAATTTTTCAATTCAAAAGCTATCCTTATTAAAAAAGAAAAACATTCGAGCATTTGATAAGTCGGCTGATTTGGTCCATGTTACCAATCAAATGATCAAATACTTTGTGTCTAAGGGAAAGAAAAACATAGTGACAATCCATGATTTGAACTATGTTTACGAAGAACCCGAAGAGATATATTCAAAGAAATTACAAAAGTTACAGCGTCATGTAGATAACGCAACATTGATTACTGTAATCTCTAATTTCACTAAAAAAGTAGTTGAAGAATACCTGACTATCCCGGAGGGAACTGAAATAATTGTAGTCCCTAATGGTGTAGAACCACCTCAAAAAGACAATGTAAGTAAACCTTCTAAGGTAAGTTCAGACCGTTTCTTCTTTACGATTGGTACAATCATGCCTAAGAAAAATTTTCACGTATTGGTGGAAATGATGAAATATATAGGAGATGATTATCATTTATATATCGGAGGTCAACTCTCCAAGCCTGAATATGTTGAAACTATTAATTCTTTGATAACCGAACATGGATTAGAGGATAGGGTAAAATTATTAGGAGAAGTAACTACAGAAGAAAAAAACTATTTGTATCATAATTGCTCTGGGTTTTTATTTCCTTCTTTATATGAAGGTTTCGGCTTACCAATAATTGAAGCAATGTATTGTGGTAAACCTGTTTTTAGTTCTAACCTAACAAGTTTACCAGAAGTAGGAGGTGATATGGCATGTTATTGGGAGAATTTTGCCCCTCAATATATGGCTAATATAGTAAATGAAGGCTTAGCTAAACATCTTCAAAATGAAGAAGCTAATTCCCAAAAATTAATTGATTATGCTTCTCAATTTACTTGGGAAAAGAATGCACAGGCCTATTTTGAATTATATCAAAAGCTACTGTCCTAGAAAGAATAACCTTCAGCTTCAATATAGGGTTTCCAAAGATCAAAATCGTCCTTCCACCAAGCGTGAATGCCCATAGGAAGTCTTTCATTATGATATTTAAATACTTCTTTTGCTCTTAATTCCATTCCGAAATCAAGTGCTTCATCTGGAGTTGGAACAGTAAAGTAAGGAAAAGATTTTGAAGAGTTCTTCCCAAAAAACATATCCTCATTTTTATTACTGTTTTTATAAACAGACCAATCATTTTTTCTTAATCGGAATAATGCATACCAACTACTATATCGATTGCCGTTAAAAGAAAAAAGTGTTTTCGTGAAAGATGAAGTTTCGTTTAATACCTTAAGGTGATCATCAATTTTTCTGAGTGAAAAACCTCCGTTACCTACATATTTAAACCAAATAGAATTTGAACCATCATTTTCTGGCCATGGAGCACCTACATATGAATAATTCCTATTACAC includes the following:
- a CDS encoding DUF6089 family protein, with protein sequence MNYYNSGLKLLITSIITLVVTFSVSAQNKVNKNFAPSTDKHWALTIFGGWGNYFGDLTPSRSPFSTQWNMKGGSFGTALEKRLTHRFSVRAEASWTRINGDDAQTAEIGSFEYNRNLHFRNDLFQLSGLVQIDILPHTGHFSQRRLVSPYVVTGATLLFHTPEGMTTMQYGNTWVDLRPLGTEGQGKQNTRPLYGTSALAIPFGIGANFKINERLDLGVEWMARFTSTDYLDDVSRSYVGDVHFGNNQVAAAMADRSRESVAVLTGQPRVVPDQRFSPGDKRGSNNTNDGYSTVSFRLKYILSKNKAPKDLSWLHKSNETYIPMSMSRSKRSKKSSSRNNSEFSKYKDRYSIQNLAINTEGSEKSPNFYYGGIIYATDRNDRKHFNKRSRKSYYNLYYAPLHDLYRNEQTRPVNIDTTFLSKFHHHSAFQINDEQVIATMYSADLPNTEVAQHKLFLMDILGENVWKESKELPFNNEHYSISEPTFSKDGNLMYFVSDMDGGYGGTDIYISYLYKGQWTYPINAGPVVNSEGDEVSPFIHQDGTLYFASDGHDGMGGLDVYECIMKDGQPFDIANLGEPINSEYDDYGLILNTVKRVGYFTSNRLGGKGGNDIYQLNVKEINVSRLLTDDHKNLFVVEEMKLKGKVISKDTKSPLAKIMVSLKNKETKALVTKRTDNNGYFEFNISNESNYEIFPSAFGYKRMKATEISTVGIFGVGEIDQTLVIEPLEKKVKLYGKVTNKETGEVLRNIELVIISPNEEQNLYVKSDNEGNYKLEIDKNKRYFFFVEEDGFEKKNYAIPDLSKFRTVKTMKYNIKLAPKK
- a CDS encoding Rossmann-fold NAD(P)-binding domain-containing protein — protein: MEHRVALVIGGTGLIGTSLIEQLIDDENYSKIISIARRPLGKPHPKVSEVITHLENIDTLEIKEEINDAFCCLGTTMKKAGSKEAFYKVDHDYVLAFADLSKKLNVHSFNVITAMGSNKNSKVYYNKVKGEVQDHLIKLDFDVLNIYQPSLLLGERDENRLGEDVGKILNKVLRPIIPKKYQGIDGSKVAKSMIKTALESNKKLNILTSDQLQSLGQ
- a CDS encoding ABC transporter ATP-binding protein; the encoded protein is MKIYQRLIKITGNFSGFMIPYIAVTLLMSLFSLLNFTMMIPLLDMLFNSETSFEIPETPLTLDQFQFDVTFLKDYMYQEFGTLMLEHGKLSALMLICGFTIIASFATNIFRYIERRMAEAYRRNAVANLRTKIFKKVLSLDIGYLTNNRKSDIIARSTTDVGETEVAFGSIVTFIKDPVMLIFFFGTLVYLSPKMTLFVFMILPLSGISIGLISRKLRSVSHNLQEITGNLLGVLDETIVGMRVVKGFNADKYVSKSFEKSNQGYVQEYTKFASKRELASPLSEAMGVMFVGVLLYLGGTIVLSDDPSLSASEFMAYLVLFTQVLNPVKAISGNISSIQRGIAATERIFELLDAESKIKDKENPKTLNTFDKEITFENVRFAYEDNDVLKGINFNLKKGQMLALVGPSGGGKSTIADLIPRFYDPRDGKVLIDGHDIKDYSLNSLREHMGIVTQESILFNDTIYNNIAFGAETTLEEVIKAAKIANAHEFIEKTDNGYETIIGDRGSKLSGGQRQRLSIARAILKNPEILILDEATSALDTESEKLVQDAIQHLMKGRTVLVIAHRLSTIQEADNILVIKEGNVIEEGTHIDLMSKEDGVYKKLQEMQEYTQ
- a CDS encoding glycosyltransferase — encoded protein: MNGKITNISAVMILKNAENSLITTLNSLELFEEVVILDNGSTDKSLEIAAMYNNVKVFHSEFIGFGPLKNKATSYASNDWVFSIDSDEVPDEQLLSEIRNFDLNKTDTVGVIHRSNEYLGKVISGTDWGNEYVTRLYNRKVTQFTNAEVHETIETKGLNRFNFKGVLLHESYTSVDEIITKMQLYTGLYAKQNAGEKKVSAAMIPVKALFAFFRSYFLKSGFMFGWRGFLISSYIGIDVFFKYFKLYELNYKNKYYSNKKRVLVDFERLKYPNCGLGQVSINFSNQLTQIEDDSIQWEFLLSSKDRKKFILNKSGILFRIHDLFTKNGVKAVDEDIDLFHLTHQIINYKADHSKKSIYTIHDLNFLEEKSEQQSQATLNKIQSAIDRSDVITVISEFTKNIVKKHLDIPIDKPIKVIYNGVKSPILPTSNPPALVDDSLFFFTIGTVMPKKNFHVLVKMMAHLDEKYKLYIAGNPEKTKYVQKIEEIINQNGLQDRVKLLGPISDEEKSYLFKNCEGFFFPSLLEGFGLPIIESMYAQKPTFSSNRTSLPEIGKDHVYYWDNFDPLNMAQVVMDGLKDFNDNKEEKQKELLDYASQFTWEKNAEKYHQLYKELLEL
- a CDS encoding glycosyltransferase family 4 protein — encoded protein: MKKKVLIDLDKLKIPYCGLGNVAINFGNKLFDIQQDEFEWEVLVSETQSVSHLDYSNFSIQKLSLLKKKNIRAFDKSADLVHVTNQMIKYFVSKGKKNIVTIHDLNYVYEEPEEIYSKKLQKLQRHVDNATLITVISNFTKKVVEEYLTIPEGTEIIVVPNGVEPPQKDNVSKPSKVSSDRFFFTIGTIMPKKNFHVLVEMMKYIGDDYHLYIGGQLSKPEYVETINSLITEHGLEDRVKLLGEVTTEEKNYLYHNCSGFLFPSLYEGFGLPIIEAMYCGKPVFSSNLTSLPEVGGDMACYWENFAPQYMANIVNEGLAKHLQNEEANSQKLIDYASQFTWEKNAQAYFELYQKLLS
- a CDS encoding DUF5672 family protein, which encodes MNNNCVVVIPIYKKSLTDLEKISLQQGLKVLHQRDIFFIAPKGLDISYYQSVCQEDFNIKYFNKNYFQDIKGYNRLMVSEEFYSAFDAYKFMLIYQTDCFIFRDELDDWCNRNYSYVGAPWPENDGSNSIWFKYVGNGGFSLRKIDDHLKVLNETSSFTKTLFSFNGNRYSSWYALFRLRKNDWSVYKNSNKNEDMFFGKNSSKSFPYFTVPTPDEALDFGMELRAKEVFKYHNERLPMGIHAWWKDDFDLWKPYIEAEGYSF